DNA from Magnolia sinica isolate HGM2019 chromosome 19, MsV1, whole genome shotgun sequence:
ACGGGGAGAATCTAGTGTCGTCTGGATTCTGCAGACTCCAGCCTACTCCCTTTGCTCTGGGTAAGCGAGGTAAGGGTCCTCAGAGACTGTCCGTTGTTCTTCTGTAGATTTTGCTTAGGCTAATTTCATTTCTTTTCGGGTATGAATGGAGGCAGTGACTTGAAAAGGAGGAGACCGGTGGTGCCACTCCCTCCGATGAGCGTGGTCCTCGCTAATGAGCCGAGGACGAAGGTGACGCCGAAGAAGAGGAAAATTTTTGAAGCCGAGCCTGCCCCGACTGAAGCTGCACTTGTCCCAGCCGAAACCATGCTCGTCCCAGCTCCGACCCCTGCCCCTGAAGCACAAGCCGCGGAGGCCCTTGCCAAAGCCGAGCCTATCACCATCTCGACTCCGACCCCAGAGGGGCAAGCCTCCGAGGTTCCACCCCTAATCCTTATTGGCCCCCCTGGGATAGGGGGAGAAGTTGTCGGGGAAACTCCCAATGCTGATGCCCTCGCCCGTTCCTCAGCATGCCTCACCGCTGCTGAGATCGACTTCCTAGCCGGTAGGACTGACGCCCTGGTCGGATACACTGTTATGCCCAAGGCTCAAGCCTCTGAAGCCAGTGGAGTTGGACGAGCTGCCGAGCCCGCTCCTCTAGAGGTCTTCCCTCCTAGTTACCATATGACTTTGCCGAATGATTGAGTGACCAAGCATGTACCAGAGTCGAGCATAGCAAGCACCCTCTCCTACAACTACACCAAGTTTATGAATAATTATGCAACGGTTTGCTACCAGTCGCTGCAGATGATGGTGGAGGTTAAGGAAATGTTGAAGGAGATGGACCGGCTCGAGGCGAAGAAGGCCGGGCTCAAGGCAGAGAAGGCTAAGCTTGGAAAGCTTCAGCTATTAAACGGGAGGAGCCGAAGAGGGCTGCGGGTGAGGGCCGAACGAGAGAGCTGGTGCTCCAGGGTGAGGTTAATCAACTCCAAGCTCGCTTAGATGTGGCCGACCCTGAAGTCGTGCGCCTGTGGGAGGTCATAAGGAGCCTAGAGGCCTCCGTTGAACGCATGGAGGGGGAGAGCGCGTAACTCTTAGATGATGTTAGGAGGGCGAAGTGTGAGGCTGCCGAGGGGTTGATTCAGCAAAGGGCTGTCCTGGAGGCTTGGGCTGCTGCGGAGCTGGAGAAGCAACAAGGGCACTTAAGACTCAAGCGGTCTCACAAGCTGCCGTGACAGTGGCAGCTTATAAGGAGTCGTCAGAGAGGGCCGGAGAGTTAGACAAACTGCATCTCTTCGGCTACAACACTGGCTTCGACACCTACCTTGCTAAGGTCCAAAAGCTCCACTCAAGCATCGACCTCGATGCTCTTACTGCGAATGAGGCTGAGGGCGATGAACTAGCCATAGTCGAGGAGCCTGAGAATGCCCCCCTATCATTGATACCACCCCTGATGCTCAGTCCCCCAGCTCGGCAGTTGGTCCCTCTACTTGGAGGGCGTGAGACActttatacctttttttttttaaaaaaaatctttactTTTATGGATGATAATTTTCGAGTGAATGATGATTTTGTAGATGGTGATCTTAACCCTTGGTCGAGGGCTTAATTTTATGTGTCAATTGCTGCATGATGATTTGTTGATGCTGAGGGCCGATCCCTTGAGGCGTCAATTCTCCACAAATGGTGTGCGACACTAAGTCGTTTTGTAGATTTTTAACATATGATGAGCCGACCCCTTATTTAGGGGATCGGTTCACTTACGGGTTTCGTCTCTGCATATGAGAGGTGACCCTTTTGTAGTTTTTCGTGGATTAACGAgtcgaccccttctttaagggattggTCTGTTGAGTTCACATCTGCTTACGAGAGGTGACTCTTTTGTTGTAGATAAATTGAACAGTGGACCATGTAGAAGGAAAAATGCTTTTACTCAAAGCCTTAATAGGCTAGTAGCTTCGATCTGTATATTCATTGAGGGCCTTGAATGACCAGTAGTTTTTTatggatagtagatcttcaagtgcttGGCATTCCAGGAGTGAGGGAGCTAACGCCCTTCGAGATCTTCTTGGTGGTAAGAGCCTGCCTTCGTTGATCTAACCACGCGATAAGGCCCTTCCCAGTTTGGTCCAAGCGTTCCAACCCCCAATTCTGCTGTATTCTGGAAGATGCAGCGGAGAATCAGGTCCCCTGGCTGAAATCGCCTCGTATGGACCCTGGAATTATAGAATCGTGCCACTTGTTGATGTCGAGCTGCGACTCGGAGCCCGTCGACGTCTCTGGCCTCTTCGAGCAAGTTCAAGCTTGCTGCAATTTGCTTGGCATTCTGGCCCTCTTGGTAGTTTCTTATCCTAGCCGTGGGGAGGCCAATCTCGTCTGGGGTGATTGCCTCCGAGCCGTAAGATAGTGAAAACGGGGTCTCCTCGGTAGACGATTGAGCTTTAGTCCTGTAGGCCCAAAGGATAaatgggagctcctcggcccagtTACCTTTAGCTTTTTCTAACTTCGTCTTGAGGTGATGCTTGATGACCTTATTCACGACTTCTACCTGCCTATTGGACTATGGGTGACGAGGTGAAGAGTATGCATTTAAAATGCCGAGCCCCCAACACATGCCTCGGAATATGTAATTATCGAACTACTTCCCATTGTCAGAGACAATGGTGTGCGGGATTCCAAATTGACAGATGATGTCTTTCCAGATGAAAATAATCACCTTTTGTTTTGTAATCTTCGTTACGGGTTCGtcctcggcccacttggtgatgTAGTCAACCACTACGATAGCGAACTTGACCTGTCCATTCCTAGTGGGCAgaggtccgatgatgtcgatcctcACTGAGTAAACGGCCACGACCTATTCATAGGGGTCATCTCTTCCGCAGGCTACCTCGACACAACAGCGAACCTCTGACATTTGTCACACCTCCGGACATGGTTCTTAGAGTCTTCTCAAAGGGTCGGCCAGAAGTACCCCTAACGGAGTATCTTCAGAGCTAAGGCACGACCACCAGAGTGATTTTCACAGATCCCCTCATGAGTCTCTCGGATCACATAGTCTACTTCGTTGGGTCGGAGcacctgaggtagggctgtgaatgcCCCTTTTTGTATAGGATCTCGTCCAAGACTATGTATCGTGCAGCTCTGACCTTCAGACGTCGGGCCTCTAGTCTGTCTCGAGGGACTTCACCAGATGTGAGGTAGTTGTAGATCGGGTCCATCTAACTCAGAGTGGTCTCCACTGGATTGACCATTTCTTGATTAGACCGGTCGATGCTCGAACTATCTAAAAATTCCACTGGAATGATCCTGAGAATCTTTCCTTCTACGGCCGAGGCTAGCTTTGCGAGGGTGTCAGCCCAAGAGTTCTCTATCCTTGAAATCTGATTAATGATGTAGCTCTAGAACTTCTCTATCAACTTTCGGGTCTCGACAAGATAAGCCACCATTCTAGTCTCCTTGGCCTCGTACTCGGTGAAGATGTGGTTTACAACGAGTTGAGAATCGCATCGTACTTCGAGAGACTGAACCCCCAGACTAGATGCCAATCTGAGTCCGGCCAACAAGGCCTCATACTCTGCTTTGTTGTTAGAGGCTTTGAAGCCGAGCCTGATAGCGTATTGGATGGAGGTTGAATCAGGCGCGATCAGGACAATCCCTGCCCTGGCTCACTTAGAATTAGACTACCCGTCTACATAAAGAATCCATCTATGCTCTTTATCTGACTCCACGTCCTGGATACGTGGAAAAGTTGGCGGGGCCGCGGGAACTGCCTCTGCGCCCATGTCTGTCATCTCTACATTTGGAGTAGTGAACTTTGCTATGAAATCAGCCACAGCCTGACCCTTGATTGCAGTTCTCGGACGATATTGGATGTCGAACTCCCCGAGTTCTGTCGCCCATTTGGTTAGTTGACTTGACACCTCGGGCTTTTGAAGGACTTGCCTGAGGGGGGGAGTCAGTCAGGACAACAATAGTATGCGCCTGAAAGTACGGATGCAACCTCCGTGCTGAGAAGACTAAGCAGAGTGCTAATTTCTCCATACTTGGGTACCTAGTCTTGGCGGGTACCATTGCTTTGCTCACATAGTAGACGTGATGCTGCCTGCCCCCCTCGTCCCTGATAAGTGCGGAACTGACGGCCAAGGCAGAGACCGCCAGGTATAGGAATAAGGGCTCGCTCTCTTACGGCTTAGATAGTAAGGGAGGTGAGCCCAAGTACTGTTTCAGCTGCTGGAACGCTTGTTCACACTCCGGGGTCCACTCgtccttcttatgacccttcaactgttgGAGGAAGGGGAGGCACTTATCCGTAACTCGGGATATGAGTCGAATGAGTGCTGCCATTCAATAGGTGATGCATTGAATTTCCTTTGTGGTCCGAGGTGAGCTCATGTTAAGTAGCACCTTGATCTTCTCGGGGTTCGCCTCGAAACCCCTCTGGCAGACTTGAAATCTAAGGAATTTGCCGAAGCCGACTACGAAGGCACACTTGGCGAGGTTCAACTTCATACGGTACTCCCAAAGAATTGAAAAAGTTTCACCGAGGTCCGTAATGTGGTCGGAAGCGTTGACGCTCTTTACCAGCATGTCGTCGACATAAACCTCCATGGTCTGACCGATTTGCTTAACGAACATCTAGTTTACAAGCCTCTGATATGTTGCCCCAGCGATCTttaggccaaagggcatgacccggTAATAGTAGAGACCTTTATCTGTGATGAAGGTTGTCTTCTGCCTTTCTGGTGGATGCATTGCGATCTGATTGTACCCGGAGTACGCGTCTAGGAAGGATAGCAGTTCATGTCTGGTTGTGCTGTTCACTAGCTGATCGATCTGAGGCAGGGGGAAGCTGTCCTTGGGGCAGGCCTTGTTCAAGTCAGagtagtctacacagacccgccacttcccgttggcttTCTTCAAAGGGACCACGTTTGCAATCCAATCTGGATAATGCACTTACTCGATGAATCCAATGCTAAGGAGATTCGACACTTCATCTGCTATAGCTGAGTACCTTTCAGGGTCGAACGTCCTCCTCTTTTGCTTCACCGGTCTGTGATCTGGGTCCACGTTTAGCATGTGGACTATAACATCGGGAGAGATACCCAACATGTCTTCGTgtgaccatgcgaagacgtccTTGTGCTGTTATAAGAAGGTCAACATCTGAGATCACTGCTCGGGATTCAGTGATGATTTGAGCTGAATAGTTATGCTCGGGTCGGCTTCTTCAAGTGGGATGGTCACTAAGTCTTCCGTGGAGGAGTCCTCTGCAGGAGCTCTGGGGTCGAGGGCATTCACGGTGAGGGCCTGCTTCACCAAACCCTTTCTGACCGCCATAGAATAATACCTTCGGGCTTTGTGCTGGTGTCCTCGGAGGTACCCGACCTCTCCCTCTGTAGGGAACTTCATCATGAGGTGATAAGTGGACACGACCGCCCTCATTGCGTTAAGGGAAGGTCGGCCCAGTATGACATTGTGCACCGACGGACGTTCACGACGAGGAAGTCCACCAGAAGTGTAACCTAATGCTGTCCTTCCCCTGCCGTTATAGGGAGGGAGATAGCTCCCTCGGAGATCACTTTGTCTCCAGTAAAGCCGTGTAGGGAGTTTTCACAGGTTGGAGGCATTACCTGTCGATCCCCATTCTTTCGAAGGCCTCGGAGTAGATGATGTCGGCTGAGCTGCCAATGTCGACCAATATGTGGTTGACCTAGCTATAGTCATCACCACCACCAGGGCATCGTCGTGTGGATGCTGAATTCCGCGCACATCATCCTCTGTAAAGTTCAAGCTGCAGGGGCTTACTCGGAGTTCTTTCCTTGGCCTTTCTGTCAAGTGGATGTAATGCTTGGGGTCTGAGTTCCTAGAATAGGCTTTGTGAGCCCTATTCAAGTCGCCCCCTCCAGACGAACTACCATAGATCGTGCGGATATCTGTAGGCTCTTCCGTGGTCTTGCTTGGCTGGTCTTTCCCCCGGTCTTCCCTCCGGGTCGACTTATCTTCTTTAATGTACCGCCGTAGATGGCTTTTGCGGATGAGAGTCTCGATTTCATCTTTGAGATTCACGCAGTTGTTGGTATTATGACCGTGGTCCCGATGGAAACAGCAGTATTTGCGCTTATCTCGCTGATCCGTGTCGACCTTCATGCAAATTGGCCATTGCAGGGGTTTCTGGTCCCTGATATCTAACAAGATATGCTCTGGAGATGTGTTGAGGGGGGTGTAGGAGCGAAACTTGCTCTCAAGCCTCCTAGTCGGTCGGCAATTATGAGAGGCTCGATCGTCTGGCTTCTTGCTAGATGATTGAGGCTCTTCGTTCCTCGGTCTTTTCTCCTTAATGACTGCTCGGCAAATTGGACATTCTTGCGAGAGTTGGAGAACTCCTACGCATTGGTGTATTTCTGAGCTCGGCCAAAGTAGTTGACGGATTCTTCCCAATTGAGAAGATGAATTTACCCTCCCTGAGTTTGCTGAACATGGTAGAAAGTGCCATGTTGTCATCGTAGTCGTCCACTAACAACGCCTCTTCATTGAAGCGGGCGatgaagtccttcaatgactccttGTTCCCTTGCTTGAGGGTGAACAGATGAGTAgtcggcttccgactcttcttaccagagaTGAACTGAGTAAGGAATAATCTGCTGAGCTCTGCAAAAGAGCCGATCAACTTTGGCTTAAGCTGGCGATACCAACTCCGAGTAGACCCGTAGAGGGTTATCGAAAAAGCCCTGTACATCATTGCGTTTGTGGCCGACTGGATCTGCATTCACGAATGATAGGACTCCACATGTTCTGATGGGTCTTTAGACCCAGAGTATTGGATGACTAGAGGCATTTGGAACCTTTGTAGCATCACTTCATCCATGGTttctgaggtgaagggaggcttgGTCTCTTCCATTATCGCGTGGACTGCGGTTGGGATGGACATAGACCGCTGGTTCTTCTACAATGTCTTGATTTGGTCGCGGAGTTCCTTAAACTGAGCCTCCTAAGGATTCTGATTCTCAGCTACTGCTTCTTGGGGGGCCTTCGCCATCTTAGGTGCTCTGCCCTGTCTTCTCTTCTCCAGCCGATGGCGGAGGTCAGTGGGGGCCAGAGCTGAAGTTGTGGACACATAGAATGACTCTGCATCCCGAACAAGTTTCGGGACTCGGGCGGACCGGTTCTAGAACACTGCATTTTGCGTAGGGTTGGGAACTCGTGCGGACTGTGCCTGAGACACCTTGATCCGAGAGGTGACTTACTACGATCGTTCTTCGGGTGCCGGGTTGGCTTCCACCATGTTTATAGGTGGCTGCTAGTTTTATTGTGCTTTCAGTCAGCTGATTTCATCCCTCTGCATCTAGACTTCATTTTGTAAGGCCTTGTACTTTCCTCCCCTGCTCCGAGTCTGGGATGGCCCTATCGGAGCCGATTGGGTATGTAACAGTGAAGAAGACTGATGTTGTCTGCTAGGTTTGGGCTCCACTGTTGtaaccttcttctttcctttcaccATTTCTGATAAAACCTTCTAGCTTTTTGTTTGAATTCCCACAGACGGCGGCAAAAAATATTGAGGTCAAAatttggaccaccctccacttaaTGCTTGCGAACTTGAAACGGACCCTGGTCCTACACaaaaaggtgagcaaaggagaccctgacttaaACAGGTGACCcaccgatgcctaagtcaagcttAGAAATTTAGGTCTAAGTTGCgtgatgtagagagagggtgtgagatattgCATACCTGTTGCAGTGGGGTCCCCTAttatttatacctgtgggtcgGACGGGTcgtgtccgttaatctcggcatgatttaATCAATCAAGCGGGTATTGCAATCGTGGAGATACTCCACAACCTTTGGATCGTGTAGCGCATCGTGTCTCAATAGAGCGTATCTCCAGGTGTGATTTTTGGTCACGCCCATATTCGGACTGGTTTCCCAGCTCGGTACTCGGAGTATCTACATTCAGGCTCGGACCTCATCCTATCTAAGTACGTGCCTGAGTACCTGTAGTCAGAATTCATAGTCGAGTCATCAAGGTCGGAGTCTATTAGGCGTGCTTATTCAGGGCTTAGATCTCGGCCTCTAGGTCAAGGATGAGTCGGTTGATCCGAAACCATAGCTTCTTGGATGAAgacgaggacgaggacgagagctCGGCCCGACTTACCTTCttcagatgaggatgaggacgagagcTCGGCTCGACCAACCTTCtttagatgaggatgaggacgagagcTTGGCTCGACCAACCTTCGGATGAGGAGAGGACAAGGATGAGAGCTCGGCTCGACCAACCttcagatgaggatgaggatgagtaTGAGAGCTCGGCTCGACCAACCttcagatgaggatgaggacgaggataaGGATGGTCTCAATTAGCCTTCttcggatgaggatgaggatgaggacgaggacgcaGCTCGACCATCCTTCTTTGGATGAGGACAAGGACGAGGACGAGAGCTCGCCTTACTCGGGCTAGGGCCATAGTCCAGAGGTCCGCTTGCGTCCGACACTCTTTCCAAGGCCATATTAATTAGCTCAGATTTCTCGGTCTGACCCTGTCTAGATTTCTCCATAACAGCCACCATTAATCCTTAAATGTTGGTTCGGTTGCGATAAAAAATTGATCTTAAAATTTAAATGGGTCAAGTCGAGGGTTGAGAAGATGGCAAAGGGAGCACGAGGCCTAAGCTTACGGTCGACCATACCGAAGCACTTATGGAGGCAATAATTTCAAACTATCAGCACCTTTGTGAGGAGTATGAAAGGCCGACTTGATCAAATGACATATTTTATCAATCGAATTATCAGGCAAGACAATCGGTCAATCGAAGCTATGAAAAAGGAAATTCCTTTTACCTAGGTCAAACACACCAACGATCACTTTGGGCTCGTTCAAGGGCAACAAATGGTTAAATCTCAGCTTGTCCGAGAAGGAGTGTGGGAAAGGCTTTGTCATCCAAAATTTCCAGCAGAGAAGGGATGACTCGTACTAAGAAATGCCATTGGCAAAAGTAGCAGGTAGCGAAGAGAAGGTAGTTGGCTGTTGTATGGGACAAATCTCAGATGAAGTACTCGTCAACCCGATTGAGCCTAACTACACCAAAGGTAGAAGGAGAGGACTAAATATTGATCCAATATGGTTGAGCTTCATGTGGGCTTGACTAGGTCGAAAATCAGAATTATGATAATATATGAATGGATATGGAAGGATCTATCGAATACTTAAGCGATGAAGAGTTCTAGAATGATCTTCTGATTGAAGAATTACTTGCTAAAGTAAGAATATTAGAACCAACTTCTTACAAATTGAATGAAGGAATCAAGAATAAAGTTGTAAATGAACTTAATTCAAAGACGCTTTGGGGGCAATGTCTGAATTTGGTAATACAGTTTGACTCGTTCCTACCAATTACGTTGGATTGTAATATGGTGCTCACATTGTCATTGACTTTTCAGGCTAAACCATCTTAACCAAATAGGATAGAAGGAGATGTAGAAGAGTTAGGCCCTCTTATAATCATACAGCATTGTTCCATTGATTACAAAGAAGAAGCCAAAAGTTGTCGACCGTGATGGTCGAGTCAGAATCCccttttgaaaaaataattgtTAACATGCTGTCTCTTACAATGACCCAATATTTGAAGCAATTGTA
Protein-coding regions in this window:
- the LOC131234562 gene encoding uncharacterized protein LOC131234562; protein product: MMYRAFSITLYGSTRSWYRQLKPKLIGSFAELSRLFLTQFISGKKSRKPTTHLFTLKQGNKESLKDFIARFNEEALLVDDYDDNMALSTMFSKLREVIKEKRPRNEEPQSSSKKPDDRASHNCRPTRRLESKFRSYTPLNTSPEHILLDIRDQKPLQWPICMKVDTDQRDKRKYCCFHRDHGHNTNNCVNLKDEIETLIRKSHLRRYIKEDKSTRREDRGKDQPSKTTEEPTDIRTIYGSSSGGGDLNRAHKAYSRNSDPKHYIHLTERPRKELRVSPCSLNFTEDDVRGIQHPHDDALVVVMTIARSTTYWSTLAAQPTSSTPRPSKEWGSTGNASNL